A single genomic interval of Aegicerativicinus sediminis harbors:
- a CDS encoding 5'-nucleotidase C-terminal domain-containing protein, with the protein MKFRITILLILSLAFISCERHLFIGKIVGKQININDSISSDPNIEAYVKPYRENIEKDLNEVITYSDGNYTKNDGKLNTAIGNLIADAVYEESNPIYNSRTGKNIDFVMLNHGGMRADLPKGPITKRNVYEIMPFENSMVVTELSGDEIKDLLGYLVGVKRAHPISKLQIVLDKDGKMVNANVDGHPIDYNRTYNVATNDFLYNGGDHMDFFKRGTNFIALDYKIRNILLDYFQKADTLKPRKDNRFIQQ; encoded by the coding sequence CATTCATCTCATGCGAACGCCACCTCTTCATAGGAAAAATTGTCGGTAAACAAATAAATATAAATGACTCTATCTCTAGCGATCCCAATATTGAAGCATATGTTAAACCATATCGAGAAAACATTGAAAAGGATCTCAATGAGGTTATAACATATTCCGATGGAAATTACACCAAAAATGATGGAAAGCTAAACACTGCAATTGGAAATTTAATTGCTGATGCCGTTTATGAAGAATCCAATCCAATTTATAATTCTAGGACTGGAAAAAACATAGATTTTGTAATGCTTAACCATGGAGGTATGAGAGCCGATTTGCCAAAGGGGCCAATAACTAAGAGAAATGTATACGAAATAATGCCATTTGAAAATTCTATGGTTGTTACAGAATTATCAGGAGATGAAATCAAAGACCTTTTGGGTTATCTCGTTGGAGTGAAAAGAGCCCATCCCATTTCTAAGTTACAAATCGTATTAGATAAGGATGGTAAAATGGTTAATGCCAATGTGGATGGTCATCCCATTGATTATAACCGAACCTACAATGTAGCAACGAATGATTTTTTATATAATGGAGGCGACCATATGGATTTCTTCAAAAGAGGAACAAATTTTATTGCCTTAGACTATAAAATTCGAAATATTTTATTGGATTATTTTCAAAAGGCAGACACTTTAAAGCCACGAAAAGACAACCGATTTATCCAACAATAA
- a CDS encoding bifunctional metallophosphatase/5'-nucleotidase, with the protein MKRRHFVQQGIGAAAFLGLGGFTTSAFNATSKHITILHTNDVHSHIDPFGPNDGRNANQGGVARRTVLIEQIRKENPNTLLLDAGDIFQGTPYFNYYGGELEFKLMSMMKYDASTIGNHDFDNGVDGLYAQLPHANFEFVCANYDFSNTVMDGHVRPYKIFELDGIKIGVFGLGIELQGLVNKFLYKETVYLDPIEITQDMTRILKEEKKCDLVICLSHLGYYYKDSEFKKVSDLSLASQTKNIDLIIGGHTHTFLKKPTVTENLTGNKMLINQVGCYGINLGRIDFYLDANKNKSANGTSIIV; encoded by the coding sequence ATGAAAAGAAGACATTTTGTACAACAAGGAATCGGTGCAGCCGCATTTTTAGGATTAGGAGGTTTTACCACAAGTGCCTTTAATGCAACATCTAAGCATATTACCATACTACATACCAATGACGTGCACAGTCATATTGATCCTTTTGGTCCAAATGACGGTCGTAATGCAAATCAAGGAGGGGTTGCTAGAAGAACAGTTCTAATAGAGCAAATTAGAAAAGAAAACCCAAACACCTTATTGTTAGATGCAGGAGATATATTCCAAGGAACACCATACTTTAATTATTATGGTGGAGAATTAGAATTTAAGTTGATGAGCATGATGAAATATGACGCCTCAACCATAGGAAATCATGATTTTGACAATGGTGTAGATGGGTTATATGCTCAATTGCCCCATGCCAATTTCGAATTTGTTTGTGCCAATTACGATTTTAGCAATACCGTTATGGATGGTCATGTGAGGCCTTATAAAATCTTTGAGTTAGACGGGATTAAGATTGGGGTTTTTGGTCTAGGAATTGAACTCCAAGGCTTGGTTAACAAGTTTCTATATAAAGAAACAGTCTATCTAGATCCTATTGAAATCACCCAAGATATGACGCGTATTTTAAAGGAGGAGAAAAAATGCGATTTGGTGATCTGTCTTTCCCACCTAGGGTATTACTATAAAGATTCAGAATTTAAGAAAGTAAGTGATCTTTCACTTGCCTCACAAACAAAGAATATAGATTTAATAATTGGGGGTCACACTCATACGTTTTTAAAAAAACCGACGGTAACTGAAAACCTGACGGGGAATAAAATGCTAATAAATCAGGTTGGGTGTTATGGCATTAACTTGGGTAGAATAGATTTCTATTTGGATGCCAATAAAAATAAATCTGCAAATGGAACTTCTATAATTGTATAG
- a CDS encoding efflux RND transporter permease subunit, producing MKDGLAGKIAKAFISSKLTVLLMIVFMVIGVYSSFLIPREEEPQIDVPMADIFVGYPGATPTEVESRVIKPLEKLISNIPGVEYVYSTSMKEQGMVIVQFYVGEDIERSFVKLYNEINKHMDQMPEGVTFPLVKTRSIDDVPMLGLTLWSETYDDFHLKQIAQELSDEIKKVNDVSATRKIGGRDRQMRVVLDKDKMAATSLDFLNVAEMIKTNNQQLSSGSFRNNDTEFLVNSGKFLETKGDLENLVVGVNQNQPIYLKQIASIQDGPELPQTYVSLGFGKADDKVETFPSEYPAVTISIAKRKGADAMKISDVVIDKIDQLRKTLIPDDVHVEITRNYGETASQKVSELLLHLIGAIIAVTLVVMLAMGWRGGLVVFLSVPITFALTLLSYYMLDYTLNRITLFALVFVTGIVVDDSIIIAENMHRHFKMKRLPFKQAALYAINEVGNPTILATFTVIASVLPMAFVSGLMGPYMSPMPIGASIAMLLSLFVALTITPYLGYIFLREKDKKSGNGKEHKTMEETWIYRVYEKFEKPLIENPKKRWIFLGITFLLLIASIGLFFTKTVAVKMLPFDNKNEFQVVIDMPEGTTLERTALVAKEINQYIAEQLLVENYQSYVGTSAPITFNGLVRHYDLRGGSNVADIQVNLIDKHDRKEQSHDIAKQFRPRIQEIAIKYGANVKIVEVPPGPPVLSTIVAEIYGPDYDEQMRLANEVQSILNNTEDVVDVDWMVEADQKDYFFNIDREKAMLFGISPQQITHTLNMALGNRAVSHLFDQDASEQVGIVLTLEEKEKSTLQDISRVQIKARGGNMVSISDLVEINETTAAKSIYRKNQKRVVYVMADMAGKLESPVYAILGMTDKLENIKLPEGYTINELYIKQPELEQDYTVKWDGEWQITLEVFRDLGLAFLGVIVIIYMLIVGWFQNFKAPVVMMVAIPLSMVGIVLGHWILGAFFTATSFIGMIALAGIMVRNSVLLIDFVNLRLNDGVPLKQAVIEAGAVRTTPILLTAGTVVIGAFVILFDPIFQGLAISLMGGTIASTVLTLLVVPLVYYLIERKNHN from the coding sequence ATGAAAGATGGATTAGCGGGCAAAATTGCCAAAGCTTTTATAAGTTCAAAATTAACAGTACTCCTTATGATTGTGTTTATGGTCATAGGGGTCTACAGCTCTTTTTTGATTCCAAGAGAAGAGGAACCGCAGATAGATGTTCCTATGGCTGACATATTTGTAGGCTATCCTGGAGCAACACCCACGGAGGTAGAATCTAGGGTAATAAAGCCATTAGAAAAATTGATATCAAACATCCCAGGGGTAGAATATGTTTATTCAACTTCTATGAAAGAACAGGGAATGGTAATTGTACAATTTTATGTTGGAGAGGATATAGAGAGATCTTTTGTAAAGCTTTACAATGAAATCAATAAGCACATGGACCAAATGCCAGAAGGAGTAACGTTTCCTTTGGTTAAAACCCGTTCTATTGATGATGTCCCAATGCTTGGACTTACACTTTGGAGTGAAACCTATGATGACTTTCATCTTAAGCAAATTGCACAGGAATTGTCTGATGAAATTAAAAAAGTCAATGATGTTTCAGCCACTAGAAAGATTGGTGGACGTGACCGTCAGATGAGGGTGGTGTTAGACAAGGATAAAATGGCAGCAACTAGTCTAGATTTCCTAAATGTTGCGGAAATGATTAAAACTAACAACCAACAACTTTCCTCAGGTAGCTTTAGGAATAATGATACAGAATTTCTAGTTAATTCAGGGAAATTTCTTGAGACAAAGGGTGATTTGGAGAATTTGGTCGTTGGTGTAAATCAAAATCAACCCATTTATCTTAAACAAATAGCATCGATACAAGATGGTCCAGAATTGCCCCAGACATATGTGTCTCTGGGATTTGGGAAGGCAGATGATAAGGTAGAAACCTTTCCTTCAGAATATCCAGCGGTTACAATTTCAATAGCCAAGCGCAAAGGCGCAGACGCTATGAAAATTTCTGATGTAGTAATTGATAAAATTGATCAATTACGTAAAACACTAATCCCTGATGATGTTCATGTTGAAATAACTAGAAATTATGGTGAAACCGCATCCCAAAAAGTTTCGGAACTTTTATTACATCTTATAGGAGCAATAATTGCAGTTACCTTGGTTGTAATGCTGGCTATGGGTTGGCGTGGTGGCTTGGTAGTGTTTCTTTCAGTGCCAATTACATTCGCATTAACCCTTTTAAGTTATTATATGTTGGATTATACCTTAAACAGGATTACACTTTTTGCGTTGGTATTTGTAACAGGTATTGTGGTGGATGACTCAATAATAATTGCTGAAAACATGCATCGACATTTTAAGATGAAACGCCTGCCATTTAAACAGGCAGCCCTTTACGCTATTAATGAAGTTGGAAACCCTACCATTCTTGCAACATTTACAGTAATAGCCTCTGTTTTACCTATGGCTTTTGTTTCTGGATTAATGGGGCCGTATATGTCTCCAATGCCCATAGGTGCTTCTATTGCAATGCTACTGTCTCTTTTTGTTGCATTAACAATAACTCCTTATTTGGGATACATTTTTTTGAGAGAAAAAGATAAAAAATCTGGGAATGGGAAAGAACATAAAACAATGGAGGAGACTTGGATTTATCGTGTGTATGAAAAGTTTGAAAAACCATTGATTGAGAACCCTAAAAAGAGGTGGATTTTTCTTGGAATAACCTTTTTGCTCTTAATCGCCTCAATTGGACTGTTTTTTACTAAAACCGTTGCGGTGAAGATGTTGCCATTCGATAACAAAAATGAATTTCAAGTTGTAATTGACATGCCTGAGGGCACGACCTTAGAAAGGACCGCTTTGGTTGCCAAGGAAATAAATCAATATATCGCAGAACAACTCCTTGTTGAAAATTATCAAAGTTATGTAGGAACTTCAGCACCTATAACCTTTAATGGATTGGTTAGGCATTACGATTTAAGGGGCGGAAGTAATGTAGCGGATATTCAAGTAAATTTAATTGATAAACATGATCGCAAAGAACAGAGTCATGATATTGCTAAGCAATTTCGACCAAGAATTCAGGAAATAGCCATTAAATATGGAGCAAACGTAAAAATAGTTGAGGTTCCACCAGGCCCTCCTGTCCTATCAACTATTGTAGCAGAAATTTATGGTCCAGATTATGATGAACAAATGCGACTTGCAAATGAGGTTCAAAGCATTTTAAATAATACGGAAGATGTTGTAGATGTAGATTGGATGGTCGAAGCTGATCAAAAGGATTATTTTTTCAATATAGATAGGGAAAAGGCAATGCTATTTGGCATTTCGCCACAACAAATAACACATACCTTGAATATGGCTCTAGGTAATCGAGCCGTATCGCATTTGTTTGATCAGGACGCTTCAGAACAGGTTGGAATTGTTTTGACTTTGGAAGAAAAGGAAAAATCAACTCTACAGGATATTTCTAGAGTTCAGATAAAAGCAAGAGGTGGGAATATGGTTTCTATAAGCGATTTGGTAGAGATTAATGAAACCACGGCTGCTAAAAGTATATATAGGAAAAACCAGAAAAGGGTTGTTTATGTGATGGCAGATATGGCAGGAAAACTTGAAAGTCCAGTTTACGCTATACTTGGCATGACCGACAAGCTGGAAAATATAAAGCTTCCAGAAGGTTATACTATAAATGAATTATATATTAAACAACCTGAATTAGAACAAGATTATACCGTAAAATGGGATGGTGAGTGGCAAATTACCTTGGAAGTATTCCGTGATTTGGGATTAGCCTTTCTCGGTGTTATTGTAATTATTTATATGTTAATAGTTGGATGGTTTCAAAATTTTAAAGCTCCAGTGGTTATGATGGTTGCGATACCTCTTTCAATGGTGGGCATTGTATTGGGACATTGGATATTAGGAGCATTTTTTACAGCTACTTCATTTATAGGTATGATTGCGTTGGCAGGTATAATGGTTAGGAACTCGGTATTGCTTATAGATTTTGTAAACCTTCGTTTGAATGATGGCGTACCATTGAAACAGGCAGTAATTGAGGCTGGAGCAGTTAGAACCACACCAATTTTGTTAACAGCGGGAACCGTAGTTATTGGGGCATTCGTTATTTTGTTTGACCCTATATTCCAAGGTTTAGCTATAAGTTTGATGGGTGGGACAATTGCATCTACAGTATTGACCTTATTGGTAGTGCCTCTCGTGTATTATTTAATTGAACGTAAAAATCATAACTAA
- a CDS encoding efflux RND transporter periplasmic adaptor subunit produces the protein MKKANYIIAIMSFMLLLFSCGGKKENKHTSPTPVLVHVASVSSEQNESWVSASGKIEAVNSANLSTRSMGFVEKIYVKVGDKVSKGDLVIRINNSDLSAKRAQTQATIVEAKAAYANAQKDYNRFKNLFAENSATQKELDDITAKFEMAQARLEVAKQMEKEVDAQFAYSNIRAPFSGIITNKFIDEGAMANPGIPLISIEGAKAFEAKVSIPESEITNIKNGDTTKVHIKSNGVVLNGVVNELSTSARNTGGQYLATVELVESHPEVLSGMYVNVQFPVHENKARIEKVVIPKSAIVNQGQLSGIYTVSESNTALLRWVRIGKSFGDTVEVLSGLRPDENYIVSAEGKLYNGVPVSVQ, from the coding sequence ATGAAAAAAGCCAACTATATTATTGCAATTATGTCTTTTATGCTACTACTGTTCTCGTGTGGTGGTAAAAAGGAAAACAAGCATACTTCTCCAACTCCTGTTCTTGTTCATGTAGCATCGGTTTCCTCAGAGCAAAATGAATCATGGGTTTCAGCTAGTGGGAAAATTGAAGCGGTTAATAGTGCTAATCTTAGTACTAGATCTATGGGGTTTGTAGAAAAAATCTATGTAAAAGTGGGTGATAAGGTGTCTAAAGGAGACTTGGTTATTAGAATAAACAACTCAGATCTTTCCGCAAAAAGAGCACAAACTCAAGCGACAATTGTGGAAGCAAAAGCAGCATATGCTAATGCCCAAAAAGATTATAATCGGTTTAAAAATCTATTTGCGGAAAATAGTGCCACCCAAAAAGAACTGGATGATATTACTGCCAAGTTCGAAATGGCCCAAGCAAGACTAGAAGTCGCGAAACAAATGGAAAAGGAGGTGGATGCTCAATTTGCCTATAGTAATATTCGTGCGCCATTTTCAGGTATTATAACAAATAAATTTATAGATGAAGGGGCTATGGCGAATCCAGGTATCCCTCTAATTTCTATTGAAGGCGCCAAGGCTTTTGAGGCAAAGGTATCAATACCGGAAAGTGAGATTACTAATATTAAGAATGGAGACACAACTAAGGTTCATATAAAATCAAATGGAGTTGTACTTAATGGGGTTGTAAATGAATTAAGTACTTCAGCACGAAATACGGGCGGTCAATATTTAGCAACCGTTGAATTGGTGGAAAGCCATCCAGAAGTGCTTTCTGGCATGTATGTTAACGTTCAGTTTCCCGTTCATGAAAATAAAGCACGTATAGAAAAAGTGGTTATACCAAAATCGGCCATTGTAAATCAAGGTCAACTTTCAGGGATATATACTGTTAGTGAAAGCAATACGGCTTTGTTGCGTTGGGTGAGAATTGGAAAATCATTTGGCGATACAGTGGAAGTGTTGTCTGGATTGAGGCCTGATGAAAATTATATAGTTTCTGCGGAGGGTAAATTGTATAACGGCGTACCTGTTTCGGTACAATAA
- a CDS encoding TolC family protein produces MKYISIITLFIMLSGAIQAQHILSMEEAVNKAAQNSNVIRVVNASVLESKAEYAQTNAIFLPSIEASYTGISTTNPLMAFGSKLNQEILTQNDFNPSLLNDPDQTTNFATKIEVMQPLLNFDGIFQRSAAKAKMEASEFHQARTQEYVVMETKKAYMQLQLAIGAVNVLLKTREALFETLRITKNSFNQGLIQKSDLLAVEVRYTEVENQLQLAQSNVLNASNYLSVLFNDETFTLYQPADSLSLMNAPLDIKVFTEERPDILALGKALDAYESAYKADKMAFLPRLNAFGSFELYDDKFFQADANGYIVGAQLSWNLFDGSKKIGKVAKSKASFEKSKYELDQYKMESRSEFNRTNRLVQDAYNSVRLAKLAVEQSEESLRIRNNRYKEGLERTSDLLIAETQFAQKQLELNKAIFQYNYAQLYLNFLSK; encoded by the coding sequence ATGAAATATATAAGTATAATCACTCTTTTTATCATGCTAAGCGGGGCCATTCAGGCTCAGCACATCCTTAGTATGGAGGAGGCTGTAAATAAAGCTGCCCAAAATAGCAATGTTATTAGGGTGGTTAATGCATCGGTGTTGGAATCGAAAGCAGAGTATGCCCAAACTAATGCTATATTCTTACCCAGTATTGAAGCATCTTATACTGGGATTTCTACAACTAATCCGTTGATGGCATTCGGGTCTAAATTAAATCAGGAGATTCTTACCCAAAATGACTTCAATCCAAGTTTGTTGAATGATCCTGACCAAACAACAAATTTTGCCACTAAAATAGAGGTAATGCAGCCACTACTCAATTTTGACGGAATTTTTCAAAGAAGTGCGGCAAAGGCTAAAATGGAAGCATCGGAATTTCATCAAGCAAGAACTCAGGAATATGTGGTTATGGAAACCAAAAAGGCCTACATGCAATTACAATTGGCTATAGGGGCAGTAAATGTATTATTGAAGACTAGAGAGGCTTTGTTTGAAACACTCCGAATTACCAAAAATAGTTTTAATCAAGGATTGATTCAGAAATCAGATTTATTGGCTGTGGAAGTGAGGTATACAGAAGTTGAAAATCAACTTCAGTTGGCTCAAAGTAATGTTTTAAATGCATCCAACTACTTATCTGTATTATTTAATGACGAAACGTTTACTCTTTATCAACCAGCCGATAGTTTAAGTTTAATGAATGCTCCTTTGGACATAAAGGTCTTTACGGAAGAAAGACCTGATATATTGGCTTTGGGCAAAGCTCTTGATGCTTATGAAAGTGCTTATAAAGCTGATAAAATGGCTTTTTTACCAAGACTTAATGCTTTTGGAAGTTTTGAATTATATGACGACAAATTCTTTCAAGCCGATGCAAATGGTTATATAGTGGGGGCACAATTAAGTTGGAATTTATTCGATGGCTCAAAAAAAATTGGAAAAGTAGCCAAGAGTAAAGCTTCTTTTGAAAAATCTAAATATGAATTAGATCAATATAAAATGGAAAGTCGGTCAGAATTTAATCGGACCAACCGTTTAGTGCAGGATGCATACAATTCCGTAAGGCTAGCAAAATTAGCCGTTGAACAATCGGAAGAATCTTTGAGAATTAGGAACAACCGCTATAAGGAAGGTTTGGAGAGAACCTCTGATTTACTTATTGCTGAAACTCAATTCGCACAAAAACAATTAGAATTAAACAAAGCCATTTTCCAATACAACTATGCACAGTTGTACCTAAATTTTTTAAGTAAATAA
- the ligA gene encoding NAD-dependent DNA ligase LigA, with protein sequence MTDKERIAQLTKELNEHNYRYYVLDEPVISDFEFDVLLKELQSLELKHPEFKDPNSPTSRVGGEITKNFNTVQHLHRMYSLNNCYSSDELMEWTDRLEKMVDGHIGFACELKYDGASINLTYRDGKLVSAVTRGDGFQGDDVTTNIKTIRSVPLILKGDYPELFEIRGEVVLPFEGFNKMNEERIAQGEEPYRNPRNTASGSLKLQDSGEVAKRPLECLFYHIVGAEIGLKTHFEMLQKARDWGFKVPPEPKISKNIKEVMSYISHWDKKRYDLPYETDGVVVKVNDLHQQQEMGYTAKAPRWAIAYKFQAEQGSTILRSVSYQVGRTGAVTPVANLDPVSLAGTVVKRASLHNADQIEKLDVRIGDTVYVEKGGEIIPKIVGVDLELRPKDSQRLEYITHCPECGTELIRKEGEAQHYCPNSLHCRPQIVGRIEHFISRKAMDIEGLGGETVALLVANGLASTYADLYDLKKEDVLPLERMAEKSADNLINGIEKSKGVPFERVLFALGIRYVGETVAKKLARHFKNIDSLMAATQEELEGVEEIGVKIAESVKEFFGNLENVDIIERLKDKGLNFSLSEEILSNRTDKLNGNIFVVSGVFESVSRDELKRLIEENGGKVGSSISSKTNYVVAGDKMGPSKRIKAESLGIPIIDEYSFISMIQ encoded by the coding sequence ATGACGGATAAAGAGAGGATTGCTCAATTAACAAAAGAATTAAACGAGCACAATTATCGCTACTATGTGTTAGATGAACCGGTAATCAGCGATTTTGAATTCGATGTCCTTTTAAAAGAATTGCAATCTTTAGAATTGAAGCACCCAGAATTTAAGGATCCTAATTCACCAACATCAAGGGTTGGAGGTGAAATCACTAAGAACTTCAATACGGTCCAACATTTACATAGGATGTACTCCTTAAATAATTGCTATTCTAGCGATGAATTAATGGAATGGACCGATCGGTTGGAAAAGATGGTTGATGGGCATATTGGTTTCGCTTGTGAACTAAAGTATGACGGAGCCTCCATTAACTTAACCTATAGAGATGGAAAATTGGTTTCAGCGGTTACCCGTGGTGATGGTTTCCAAGGTGATGATGTAACTACAAATATTAAGACAATTCGTTCAGTTCCCTTAATCTTAAAAGGTGATTATCCGGAGTTATTTGAAATTAGAGGTGAAGTGGTTTTACCATTTGAAGGCTTTAATAAAATGAATGAAGAGCGTATTGCCCAGGGCGAAGAGCCGTACCGTAATCCTAGGAATACTGCTTCAGGTAGTTTAAAGCTTCAAGATAGTGGCGAGGTGGCTAAACGTCCCTTGGAATGTTTATTTTACCATATTGTTGGAGCGGAGATTGGTCTGAAAACACACTTTGAAATGTTGCAAAAGGCCAGGGACTGGGGTTTTAAGGTCCCTCCTGAACCAAAAATTTCCAAAAACATTAAGGAGGTTATGAGCTATATATCCCATTGGGATAAAAAGCGCTACGATCTTCCATATGAAACAGACGGTGTTGTAGTAAAGGTTAACGACCTGCACCAGCAACAAGAAATGGGTTATACTGCTAAAGCCCCACGTTGGGCCATTGCTTACAAATTTCAGGCTGAACAGGGTTCCACTATTCTCAGAAGTGTTTCTTATCAGGTTGGAAGAACTGGGGCGGTTACACCGGTTGCCAATCTAGATCCTGTATCCTTGGCCGGAACCGTTGTGAAAAGAGCATCCTTGCATAATGCGGATCAGATTGAAAAATTAGATGTTCGAATTGGAGATACCGTTTATGTTGAAAAGGGAGGTGAAATTATTCCAAAAATAGTTGGTGTTGATCTGGAACTCAGACCAAAAGATTCCCAAAGACTAGAATACATAACCCATTGTCCAGAATGTGGTACTGAATTAATTCGGAAAGAAGGTGAGGCACAGCATTATTGTCCGAACTCATTACATTGTCGGCCACAGATCGTAGGAAGGATTGAGCATTTTATATCTAGAAAGGCTATGGATATTGAAGGTCTAGGAGGAGAAACTGTTGCTTTATTGGTGGCAAATGGTTTGGCAAGTACCTATGCTGATTTATACGACTTAAAAAAGGAGGATGTACTTCCCTTGGAAAGAATGGCAGAAAAAAGTGCCGATAATCTTATAAACGGAATTGAAAAGTCTAAGGGAGTTCCATTTGAGCGAGTATTGTTTGCTTTGGGAATTAGATATGTCGGTGAAACTGTAGCGAAAAAACTAGCTAGACATTTCAAAAATATTGATTCGTTAATGGCTGCAACCCAAGAGGAATTGGAGGGTGTTGAAGAAATTGGAGTAAAAATTGCGGAAAGTGTAAAAGAGTTTTTCGGCAACTTAGAGAATGTGGACATTATTGAACGTCTAAAGGATAAAGGTTTAAACTTTTCACTTTCGGAAGAGATTTTAAGCAACCGAACAGATAAATTAAATGGGAATATTTTTGTTGTCTCAGGAGTATTTGAATCCGTAAGTCGCGACGAGTTAAAAAGGCTAATAGAAGAAAATGGAGGTAAGGTCGGTAGTTCAATTTCTTCCAAAACCAACTATGTGGTCGCAGGAGATAAAATGGGTCCGAGTAAACGAATAAAGGCTGAATCACTAGGTATTCCTATCATAGATGAATATTCATTCATTAGCATGATCCAATAG
- a CDS encoding LOG family protein translates to MNNLNSIAVFCGSSNGNDVNIEAHAKELGRILAERNVQLIYGGARVGIMGLIADTVLGRSGTVIGIIPDFLKTKEVVHPNLSELITTQTMHERKLAMHERANAFIALPGGFGTLEELFEIITWAQLGLHKKPIGLLNSNGYFDHLIKMSEIMVEKGFLSKTNQEILLVSDSIEQLLAKMEAYEAPDVPKWLNLNKT, encoded by the coding sequence ATAACTTAAATTCCATAGCAGTTTTTTGCGGAAGTAGTAATGGCAATGATGTAAATATTGAAGCTCATGCTAAAGAGTTGGGAAGAATATTGGCCGAAAGAAATGTCCAATTAATTTACGGTGGAGCTAGGGTAGGTATAATGGGTCTTATTGCAGACACAGTCCTGGGGCGTTCTGGTACCGTAATTGGTATTATACCAGACTTTTTAAAAACAAAGGAAGTCGTTCACCCTAATCTTTCAGAATTAATAACTACTCAAACAATGCATGAGCGAAAGCTTGCAATGCATGAACGGGCGAATGCATTTATTGCTTTGCCTGGAGGATTTGGAACCTTGGAAGAATTATTTGAAATCATTACCTGGGCCCAGTTGGGACTGCATAAAAAACCTATAGGACTACTAAATTCTAATGGATATTTTGACCATTTAATAAAAATGTCAGAAATCATGGTTGAAAAGGGATTTCTAAGTAAGACGAATCAAGAAATCCTCTTGGTCTCTGATTCTATTGAACAACTACTTGCCAAAATGGAGGCGTATGAAGCTCCAGATGTTCCTAAATGGTTGAATTTGAATAAAACTTAA